The following is a genomic window from Dermatophilaceae bacterium Soc4.6.
CGGCTGGGGCAGCTTCAGGTTGTGCCGGGCTTGTTGACCACGGTGGCCGGGTACAACGGACTCTTCCCGGGTCCGACCATCAGGGCGAGACAGGGCACCCGGATCGAGCTGCGGATGCGCAACGGCTACCCGGTCAAGGGTCTCGTCTACCCCCAGGCCATCGACATCGTCACGCACCTGCACGGCTCGGAGTCGCTGCCCCAGTACGACGGGTACGCCAACGACATCACCGTCCCGGGGTCCGTGAAGACCTACTACTACCCCAACACCCAGGAGGCCTGCACGCTGTGGTATCACGACCACCGGCACATGGTCACCGCCCAGAACGTGTACTCCGGGATGGCTGCCTTCTTCCCCATGTCCGACCCCTTCGAGCAGGCGCAGCTGCCCCAGGGTGAGTTCGATGTGCCGCTCATGGTCTCGGACGCGGAGTTCAGCGCCGACGGCTCACTCGCGTTCGACGACAACGACACCACGGGGCTGTGGGGAGACGTCATCCTCGTCAACGGGGTGCCGTGGCCGACGATGCGGGTCAAGCCTCGGATCTACCGGTTCCGGGTGCTGAACGCCTCGATCGGACGTTCGTACCGCTTCACCCTGTCCAACGGAGACCCGGTCCACCTCGTGGCCACCGACGCGGGGATGCTGCCCGTCGTCCAGACCCTCCAGTCCTGGCGGCACGGCAACGCCGAGCGCTACGAGATCCTCATCGACTTCCGCGGGTACCGGGTCGGGCAGAGCGTCGACCTGCGCAACCTCAGCAACAAGAACAACGTCGACTTCGCCAACACCGACAAGATCATGCGCTTCCAGGTGGTGGCCGACTCCGGGCCGGCGTCGACCTTCACCGCCGTGCCCACGACCCTGGACCCCGGCCCGGCACCGGATGCGGCCCGTGGCGGCATCCCCACGATGGACCTCACCCCGGCCATGGCTGTGGCAAAACGCCACCTGCTGTTCGAGCGGAAGGACGGCGAGTGGACCATCAACGGGGTCAGCTGGGCCGGTGTGGAGGCGAGCGGCTTCACGGAGCTGTGCGCCAACCCGCAGCCGTTCTCCGTCGAGCAGTGGACCATCACCAACTCCTCCGGCGGCTGGTTCCACCCCGTGCACATCCACCTGATCAACGGGAAGATCATCGCCCGCAACACCCACGGCGGTATGCCGTTCGCCTGGGAGCAGGGTCCCAAGGACGTCTTCTACGCCGGCGAGGGCGAGTCGGTCACCGCGCTGATCCAGTTCGCCCCGCAACCCCACGGGAACGGCAGGTTCATGGTCCACTGCCACAACATCACCCACGAGGACCACGACATGATGGTGCAGTTCTCCGTGGGCAACCCGACCGACAACGACCCCGTCACGTCCGACCCGGCGGTGCCCGACCCCTTGCCCCCGGACGCCTTTCCCCCGGTTTACCGGCCCGAGCTTCCCCCCGGCACATGAAGATCGGCCAGGCGCTCCGGGCGCTCTCCATCTTGCTGCTGGGCCTCGCGCTCGGTGGCTGTACGACGCTGGCCACCCCCACAGACTCCGCCCCCAGCCCCAGCCCCAGCCCTCGCCCTAGGCCCCGGTCACAGCCTCGGTCGCGGCGGCAGAGGCCGGTTCTGACGTCGGGAACGACCGACCCCAGGTGAGCCTCGATGGACTGATGGTCCGGCGCCGCGTGGTCATCGCCATCCGCCCCACCGACGGCGCCGCCGACCTGGGGCTCGTGGAACAGGAGGTGGACCGTGCGGCAGGCCGCCTCCACCTGAACCTGTCCATCATCTCCGCATCCGTGCTGGACCCCGCCCTCCTCGAGACCCTGGCCCCGCAGCTGGTGTTGGCCTTCCCCGCCGCGACCACTCTCACCGACGCCCACCTGATCGACCCCGCGCTCGGGCAGCCACGACGAGTCCCCGACATCGCGGCGTACCAGGTCGTATCGGTTTTGGTCCACGACCTCAGGTTCACGGTCGACTCGGCCAAGCCGTCCGCCCTCGCGGGCGCCATTGCCCACGAGGGGATCCTGTCCGACGCACTCGGCAACTACACCACCACCATCCGCAGCCATGAACTCGACATCACGTACACCGGTCCGCTGCTCAGCGACAACCTCGTCGAGTCCGTTCGTGCGGGCATCGCACGCCGCGCAGGCATCCAGCCCACCGGAGTCACGATCTCCCCCCGCACCACAACCGGGCTCGGTGTCGACCTGGCCACGGAACCGACCCCGGCACCAGGGCCAGTGTCGGTGGCGAGGCCCAGCCAGTAGCGGTGACCATGTGCAGGGTGTGGCGGACCGCGTCCTGCGCAACAACGGGTGCAGGGACGCCTGATCGACCCCCGTGAGCGGGCCACTCGCGGCGGCGTGGGACGGCCGCTATCGCGGCGAATAGGGGCACTGGTCGACGCCTGCCGAGCAGGCGGAGATGAGTCCCGCCACCGACCTGTCGGGTGCGGCCGCGGCATCCTCGGCGGGAGCGCACCCCGGTCACTGTTGTCGCCCAGGTAGGCGGCGTGCCGTCCGGATGAAGAGGAGCAGGGCCAGTGCCTGGCTGAGACCCACGACGACGACCAGTGCGGTGAGCGACCTGTCGTAGAGCCAGCCCGAGACACCGCCCCCGACGATCGCGAACGCTCCTTGGATTCCCGCGAACACGCCGTAGGCCGTCGCCCGGCGGGGTGCGTCGACGAGCTCGGCGACCAGCGCTTTGACCGTCGAGTCCTGGACGCCGTAGGCGAAACCCCAGAGCGCCACGCCGAGCAGCGCTACCCACAGGGTCCGGGTCAGGGCCAGGGCGGGCACAGCGGCGACCAGGACCGGAACCACCGTCAGGGCCCTGCCTCCGGTCCGGTCGTAGACCGCGCCGACGACAAGAGCGGCGACCGCCTCGACGAGCATGGCGCCCGCGTACACCACGGGCACCGACGCAACCGGGACCAGGTGGTCGATGACGAGGTGGTAGCCGATGATCCCGAATGTCACCAAGCCACCGGTGGTGAGGCTGGCGGCCACGGCATAGGCGAAGAAGGTCCGTGGCAGGCCCGCCCCCACCGCCGTCCCGAACCATTCGCGTACCCCTCGGCCCAAGACGGGTTGTGCTGCAGGAGGCGTGGGCGTCGGGTCGTAGACGCTGGGGTCCGGCACTGCCCGTCGGATCACGGCAAGCAGGACCATGGCGACCGCGCCGGGGATGGCCAATACGGCCAGGCCGGGCCAGATCGACCCGGTGGCCGCCACGACACCGGCGACCAGCAACGGCCCGGCGAAGGCACCAATCTGGTCAAGAGCCTTGTGGACGCCGAAGCCGCGGCCCCGGCCGACCGAGGTCGCGGCGTGTGCCAGCAACGCCGACTTGCTGGGGCTGCGGATTGCCTTGCCCGACCGCTCGAGCAGGATCAGCACCGCGGCAGCGGCCAGTCCCAGACCGCCGAGCCGGGGGGCGACCGCCAGAAGCGGCACGCAGAAAGCGGTAAGGCCGTAGCCGAGGGTCGTCAGCCCCCAGTAGGCGCCGGTCCGGTCCGCCAGGGGACCGAAGACGAGGCGAAGGACCAGGGCCATGGCCTCGCCAGCACCAGTGACCAGGCCCACGGCGGTCGCGCTGGCCCCGAGGGCTGCAAGGACGGGGCCGTACATGGAGCGGGCGCCTTCATAGACCATGTCAGCCGTGAGCGAGACGACACCGAACCACACCACCGTCCGCCAAGCGGACCACCTTGGCCGGGGGGTCATGGGGTCAGCGCCGTCAGCGTGATCGGTCGAACGCCAGGTGCGGTGGCCGCGAATCGATGCGTGGCGTGGGGGAAGCACATGAGTAGAAGGATGAGCCCCCTGGTCGTGGCGATCCTGGGGGGGCGGCGTTGTGACCAGCGGTTTCGTCGCCCCAGCCCGGGACTCGGAGCGGAGCCCCGTCGGTCGTGGTGCTGTGGACGAGTCGTGGAAGGACAGTCGGGCGATATCGCCAGGCGTGAGACCGGCGAGCGATCGTGCCCCTGTTGACCCTGAACTTGGCTAGGGAGTAGGCGTTCCCGTGTATCCGGATTGGTCGCTCTGCTGGGCGGCGGCGCGGGCCGCGAGTGATCCGACAGCCGCGGCGGTGAGGAGCAGTAGGCCCCCGAGTAGGTAGACGGCTTGGATCCCGACGGCGTCCGCGAGGAGTCCGCCCCCGAGCAGGCTCAGAAGCCGGCCCGTCTGCCAGAGCATGTCGAAACCGGCGAAGGCCCGACCGCGGAGGTCCTCCGGGACGTGGGATTGGATGAGGCTGCTGAAGGTGACGTTGCCGGTCGAGGTGGACACCCCGTAGAACAGCAGCGCGCCCGCGGCGAGGGGGACGCTGGTCGATACAGCGAGGACGAGGTCGACGGCCCCGCGGACGGCGTAGGGGCCGAAGACGAACAGCGGGCGTCGTGGATCGGTGATGTGACGCAGGAGCAGCAGCGGCCCCAGGGCCGCGCCGGCCCCGATCGCCGCGACGAGCAGGCCGAAGCTGCTATCACCGCCGAGGCGGTCGTGGGCGAGGACGACGAGCAGCGCGCTAGTGGCGCCGGCGGACAAGGCTGCCAGGAACTGCCCGGCAGCGAGTGCCCTGAGCAGCGGCAGCACGGCCAGGGTCGCGACGGCCTCGCGGGCGTGCGCAAACGGGTTGGCGACCTGGACTGGCGTGGCCCGTGTGGGTTCGCGCAGGCCCCCCAGGATCGCCGCACTGAGGGCGAAGCTGACAGCGTTGACGGCGAAAGCCACCCCGAACCCGACGTTGACGGCGAGCAGGGCCGCGACGGGCGCCACGAGGATCTGGGCAGTGACCGCAGCGGTCCAGATGCCGCTGTTCGCGACGACGAGCTCGTCGTCGTCCACGACGGAAGGTAGCAGCGACTGCGCGGCTGGCGAGAAGAACACCTGCCCGCAGGACAGGCTGAAGGCGACCGCGTAGGCGATGAGTGCGCTGTCGTGCCAGACGGCCAAGGCCCCGGCGAGCAGGACCCGGGCAAGGTCGGCGGTGACCATCACCCTCACGCGCGGGAGGCGGTCCACCAGGCTGCCAGCGAGTGGCGCGAGCAGGAGTACCGGGACGATCTCGGCCAGCACCGCCCCGGACACGCCGAGCCCCGAGCCCGTCAGCGCGACCAGCAGCAGCGCCAGGGTCGTGAACTGGGCGACGTCGCCGACCTGCGAGACGGTCCGAGCCAACCAGAGCCGGCGGTAGGCAGGGTGCCCCAAGAGCCTGCGCAGGTCCGGTCGAGTCGGGGTCACCCGTCCATCTTCGCGTCTGGCCTCGAGTCACTGAAGGTCGCCCACGAGTAAGCCTCACGGGCGGGGTTGGCCCGCTCGATCTGGCAGTTGAGAAGCCGACGAGCGAGCACAGGGCACGGGGGTCGCTCAGCTGGGAGGACGGCCGCGGCCGCCCTTGGCACTGGGCATCCGTCGGGTGGACATCATAAAGTTGAGGGCTCAAGCACCGTAGCATCGGCGGCATGTCCGGGACAGTGCTGAAGTTGCGAGGGTGAACGGCACGCGCCCATCAGCGAGCCCAGACGGGACGGCCGACGAGCGCACCCGTGAGCTGTCCGGGATGGCCAGCGTGGCGGCGCTGACCTTTCTTGCCGCCCGGGCGGTGCCCCTCGGCTGGGTCGTCGGCGTCGCTGGCGGCGTTCCTCTAGCGCGCGCCGCGCAGCTCCATGGGGGCCGGGCGGGCTATGCGGCCGCCACGGCCAGCCTCGTGGAGACCATGGCCATCATGGGACCCGCCCGGATGGGCATCCCCATGCCTCACGCGGTGAGCGCACCGTGGCTCGGGGTGCTGCAGCGCCGAGGGCGGTCGTTGCTGACCCTGGCGCTGGCCGGGGCGGGCGTTCGCACCGGCTACTACGTCGCGACCAGCGCGTTGTCGATCCTGGTCCTGACCGGGCTCGACGCCTACGTCGGAAGCTACGAACAGCTGCGCCAGCGGCTCGGGTTCCTGCCAGAGGGAGAAGCCGCCGCCCTGTGGCTGACCGTGGTGATGCTTGTGGTGTGGTCCCTGGGCGCGGGACTGGTGCAGGCGTGGGTGCTCCGCCGCGGGCTGCGCAACTGGGACGACCACGCGGGGCAGGGCGGCGGGGTAGACCCGGACTCGGCGACACCGAAGCCACCCATGCCAGCCCATCCGCGGGCCGGACTGCTGGTGGCCGTGGCCATGGTGGGTTTCGCGGTGACGCTCTCGGGGACCGACGCCTGGATCCTGGGTGGGGTGGTGGTGTCTCTGGCCGTCCTATGGGTCGTCACGCCCGCGGACGGGCGGACGTTCGGGCAGGGTCTGCTGCTCGCACTGCCGCTGGCACTCTCAACCCTGGCCTTCGGACTGGTCGGCGGCATCGGATCCGACCAGGCCCTTCGACGCGCCGCGCGGGTTGCGCTGGTGGTCCTGATCGCGGTGTGGGTCCATCGCGCCGCGGGCAGCGAGGGTCTGCGGGACCAGTCGCTGCGCCTGGTGCAGCGGCTGCAGCGCTTTCCCACCATCTCGCTCGCCGGCGCGGTGCTGGGCGCGTCCGTTGCGGCCAGCGACTTCGGCGGCGCCGCCCGGCGGCTCGGACGACGGGTGGCCGGCGCAACCCGCCGACCGATGGCAGTCCTCGACGCCGCACTGGCCTGGCTCGCCGACGAGTCGACCCGGCTCGCCCTGAGGAGCGCGAGCGACGGTGACCCCGTGCCCGAGACTTTCAAGGAGGGTCGAACGGACCACCAAGGTCCGGCCCTCCCGGGGGCGGGCGCGTGACCGCGCGCACCGAACGGTCTCCCGGTCTGGGGGCCGTGCTGGCCGCCGCCGGTCCGCGGCGCCGCGGGTTCTGTGGGGATAGCGGGGTGACCGACAACGTCCTTCCGCTGCTGCGACCGAAGGACTACGCGGCGCCCTCGGTCTTCGAACCGGCCAACCTGCTGCGCGAAGCCCGTCGCCAGAGGGCGGCTGGCCGTCGCGGACGTGCCGCGGGTTGCCCTGCTGGACCCGGACGGCGACATCGTCCGGTACCTCTCGACATCGAGCAGCGAGGCGAAGTCCTCGTCCGGTCACCCCTGAACATGCATGCGTGAGCGAGGGGCCGGCCCGCAACTCCCTCAACTGAGGGCGTCACGTCATTCCGACTGGGCGTCGGCGGTTCGTAAGAACCCGATCGGGCTGTTCCCGGGCGGCAGGGTGCACACTGAGTCGGGCATCTTGCCGCCCCGACACGGCGCCCGGCGGTAAGGAGGTGGCCGACCATGGGAGCTTTGGAGCACGCGCTCCCGAACGGACCGCCGGAGACCGTGGCGGGATGGCGTGCCGCGGCTGACGCCCTGCTGAGTCCACCGTGCTGCACCTTTCACCGCAACATGGAGATCTCCTCGCGCTATGCGTGGCTGTACGCGCAGCAGCCGACCTGCTTCAAGTGGGCTGGCATGGCCGCGATCGCCTCTCACCACGCTCGCCTGGTGCTGTTCCCCTTCCGTCTGGACGCCGACCGCAGCGGCTATGTGGACCTCCCACGCAGCCTGAGCCGCCGTCGGTTGTTGACGGAGGACGCGAACACCATGCGTGAGGTCAACAACGCGATCTATGACGACATCGTCTGGGTCCACCTCGCCTACCTCGCCGCCGCCGACGGCGTGGAGGACCTGCGGCGGCTGCTGCGGCCACACCGCGAGTACGCCGGGCTGCTCTCCGCCTTCGAGACAATCGACCGGGGTCGCGCGGTTCTGTCGGACCAGGGGTCGCCGAAGGAGGCCAGGCGGGAGGCCGCCGACATCGTCTGGGCCGGCAACCTCGCTCTCCTCGAACACGAGCAGCGCGCTGTGGTGCAGCCGCTCTTCGACCGTCTGTCAGGCACCTTCGCCCGGCTGGTATCGATGGGCTCGACGACGACCTTCGAGGTGCGCGGCCTCCGGCAGGAGGTCAGGTACTTCACGTCGTTCTCCGCGTACTCGCTGACCGGCGGGTTCGCTGCCGCGCTGAGGACCCGTACGGTCCCGAGGATCACGCGTTTCGACGACCGATGGCGATGGCTCGAGACCAGCGTCGTCCCTCGGTTCCGACGCTTGGACGCCGACCAGGACCTGGTGGACCGGACGCTCGGCCGCGTCGTCGAGGAGGCGAAACGGTACGCCGACAGGCCCTGCCTCGTCCCGACCTGACCACCCGGACCGGGTGCCGGGACCGTCTCGAATCCCGCGAACGCGGACATCTGCGAGCTCGTCACGCTCACCGGTTGCTGTCAGAGTGGGGCGGGGTGAAGCGCCGCCGGGTGCGTCGTGACCAGGTCGGCGAACAGGTGGGAGCGGTGGGCGGAGCCGTTGTCGGTCATGACCCGGGCGATCTTCACACCGAGACTGGCGAAGTGGTCCAGGGCTCGCGCCATGAACGCGGTCGTGGTCTCCTTCGTCTCGTTGGTCAGGCGTAGCCCAGGTTCGGTCGGCCGTGGACCTTCTGCGGCCGTGCGGGGTCTCGGTGGGCGGAGCTGTTCCCGATGCGTGCTTGGCGGCCGTGGATGCGGTGGCCGCCGCCGTCGGGGATGCGGCCGAGCTTCTTGATGTCGACGTGCACCAGGTCCCCGGGCGTAGCCCGTTCGTAGCGAAGGACGTGCCGGCGTCGGGCTCTCAGCGGGGCCCCGGTCGCGGGGTCGGTCCAGGTCAGCCGCAGGCACCGGTAGCGGGTCAGGGTCCGGTGGACCGTCGAGACGGTCAACCCCTGGTGGTACGCGATCCGCGCCGGCCCCCACCGGCGGGAGACCCGCAGCCCGATGACCCGGTGCTCGGTCCGCCGGGTCGTCTGGTGCGGGCACGAGCGCGGCCGGGAGGACCGGTCCAGCATCCTCGCCGGAAGGACGGGGCCTGCTCGTCGGCGTCCGGGGCGGCCCTCCGCTCTGGCGCCGGCCCCCTCAACGAGGACCCGCCGGGCGGCGACGCGACGGTCGCGTGTCATCCAGTCATCTCACCCTGCTGCCGAGCTCACCGGCCCATGAGCTCGAAGACGGCGGCGATGACGAGGATGACCGGCACCGAGGCCAGGGTGCTGACGAAGATCGCGTCGCGAGCCAGCAGCAGCCCCCGGTTGTAGCGGTTGGCGTAGGTGAAGATGTTCTGCGCCGTCGGCAGGGCTGCCGTCACCGCCGCCGCGAAGAGCGCGTTCCCCCGCAGACCCACGAGCCCCGCCCCGATCGCCACAGCGGCCACCGGCTGCACGACGAGCTTGAGGGCCACCAGCGTGCTCACGTGACCCCACGAGCCCCCGGCTCCGGGCAGCGGCCCCCGTCGCAGCGAGATGCCGAAGGCGATCAGCATGGCCGGAACCGCCAGGTTGCCGAGCAGCTCGACCGGCTGGAGCACGAGGTCGGGCACGTGGCTGCGCACCGCCGACACGACGATGCCGACGAGGGCGCCGATGGTCACGGGGTTGCGCAGGACCCGCCCGAGGCTGCGGCCGAGGGTCGGTCGGGTCCCCCTCGCGTCGGCGTCGAGCAGCGCCATCGCGACCGGGGTGATGATCAGCAGCTGCAGGAGCAGGGTCGGCGCCATGAGCGAGACGTCGCCGAGCACATAGAGCGCGATGGGGATGCCGAGGTTGCCCGCGTTGACGTAGGAGGCGCACAGTGCACCGATCGTGCTCTCTCCCAACGGAGTCGGCCAGCGCCAACGACTGAGCGCAAGGTAGACGAGCACGGTGACCACCACGCTCCCCACCGACGAGACGAGGTTGGCCGAGAAGACCGCACTGAGCGGGGTGCGCGCCATGACGACGACCAGCAGGGCAGGCGAGGCGACGTAGAACGCCAGCCTGCTCAGCACGTTCTGTGCGGTCGCGTCGAGGATGTCGAGGTGCGCGAGCAGCCACCCGACCGCGACGACGACCGCGATCGTCGCGAAGCCCTCGAGCACACCGGTCACGCCCTGATCCTCCCAGCCGGTGTGCAGCGGCCTCGCCTCCGTCCGCGTGCGAGGATCTGGCCGTGCGCCACCTCGACCCTGACATGGACCGCGACGTCGTCGCCGAGATCGACCGGCGGCTCGCGCGCGTGGCGGCCTCCGAGCACGTCACCATCCCCTGGGCCATCGAGAGCGGCAGCCGTGCGTGGGGCTTCCCCAGCCCTGACAGCGACGACGACTGCCGCTTCCTCTACGTGCGCTCCCTCGAGCGATACGCCTCGCCCTGGCCGGTGCGCGACTTGGTCGAGACCCCGGTGGACGCCGTCTTCGACGTGGGCGGTGGGATCTGGCCAAGGCCGCCCGACTGGCGGTGCGGGGCAACGCGACCGTCGGTGAGTGGCTCTGCTCGCCCCTGGTCTACAGCGGCGACGCCGCCTTCCGTGACGCCCTGCTCGCGCTCGTCGCGCGGGTGGCCGACCGGGAGGCGCTGACCCGCCACTACCGCCACCTCGGGTCGGGCAGTGGGGGCGATCGGGCGCCGCGGCCGCTGACGGCGAGACGAGGCTCACGGTGGACACCCTGGTCGAGCTCAAGTCACGCAGCCGCCCCCTGCAGGGCCTCCGGGGGTGATTCTCTGGCTGCTCAAGGGGTCACTCGGGGTCGGCGTAGACCCAGCGGCCGCCCCGCCGCCCGAAGCGGCTGACCTCGTGCATCACCTCGGCGTCGTCCGAGGGTGTGGCGCCCGCGTGCCGCGCCTCGAACTCCACGACCCCGGTCTCGTCGTCGAGCCCGCCTGCCTCCACCCGGAGCACGGTGAGGCCGAGCCAGTCGTCGTCGGGGCCGGCGATCTCGAGGCTGGAAGGCCTCGTGCGCGGGTGCCACGTGCGCAGGAGGTGCTCGCGGTCGCCCAGCACGTAGGCGGTGTAGCGCGAGCGCATGGTCGCCTCGGCCGTCGGCAGCAGCTCGCCTGCGAGGTAGGGACCGCAGCACGCGCCGAGCCGCTCGCCGCCGCCGCAGGGACAGGGGTCGGCGGGGTTCACTCGGCACCGGTGCTGGTCGTCATGGCAGCACGCTAGCGCCGCTGGAGCACTGGGCGCGTGGGGCCCGCTCGCCTACGATGCCGGTGTGCACCAGCAGATCCACGAGATCCACGAGGCAGCCGTCCTCGCGCAGTGGCTGGCGGCCGGGCGCTCCCTGCACGGTCTGCGGCTGCAGGACCTCGACCTCACCTCGTGCACCGACGCGCTGCTCGCCACCCGTGACGCCCGCGGCCTGGTCGTGCTCGGCGGCATCCTCCCCGAGCGGGCGGCCCACCACCTGCGCACGCACGGCGCCATCGTCTTCCCCCCGGCACCCGACGCCCCCGTCGACGTCTACCGAGCGACCCTTTACACCGGCGACGAGCTCTACTCCCATCTTTCACAAGGCTATTCGCACACGCCCGATGCCCG
Proteins encoded in this region:
- a CDS encoding multicopper oxidase domain-containing protein, with protein sequence MPGLLTTVAGYNGLFPGPTIRARQGTRIELRMRNGYPVKGLVYPQAIDIVTHLHGSESLPQYDGYANDITVPGSVKTYYYPNTQEACTLWYHDHRHMVTAQNVYSGMAAFFPMSDPFEQAQLPQGEFDVPLMVSDAEFSADGSLAFDDNDTTGLWGDVILVNGVPWPTMRVKPRIYRFRVLNASIGRSYRFTLSNGDPVHLVATDAGMLPVVQTLQSWRHGNAERYEILIDFRGYRVGQSVDLRNLSNKNNVDFANTDKIMRFQVVADSGPASTFTAVPTTLDPGPAPDAARGGIPTMDLTPAMAVAKRHLLFERKDGEWTINGVSWAGVEASGFTELCANPQPFSVEQWTITNSSGGWFHPVHIHLINGKIIARNTHGGMPFAWEQGPKDVFYAGEGESVTALIQFAPQPHGNGRFMVHCHNITHEDHDMMVQFSVGNPTDNDPVTSDPAVPDPLPPDAFPPVYRPELPPGT
- a CDS encoding MFS transporter, translated to MVWFGVVSLTADMVYEGARSMYGPVLAALGASATAVGLVTGAGEAMALVLRLVFGPLADRTGAYWGLTTLGYGLTAFCVPLLAVAPRLGGLGLAAAAVLILLERSGKAIRSPSKSALLAHAATSVGRGRGFGVHKALDQIGAFAGPLLVAGVVAATGSIWPGLAVLAIPGAVAMVLLAVIRRAVPDPSVYDPTPTPPAAQPVLGRGVREWFGTAVGAGLPRTFFAYAVAASLTTGGLVTFGIIGYHLVIDHLVPVASVPVVYAGAMLVEAVAALVVGAVYDRTGGRALTVVPVLVAAVPALALTRTLWVALLGVALWGFAYGVQDSTVKALVAELVDAPRRATAYGVFAGIQGAFAIVGGGVSGWLYDRSLTALVVVVGLSQALALLLFIRTARRLPGRQQ
- a CDS encoding MFS transporter, translating into MTPTRPDLRRLLGHPAYRRLWLARTVSQVGDVAQFTTLALLLVALTGSGLGVSGAVLAEIVPVLLLAPLAGSLVDRLPRVRVMVTADLARVLLAGALAVWHDSALIAYAVAFSLSCGQVFFSPAAQSLLPSVVDDDELVVANSGIWTAAVTAQILVAPVAALLAVNVGFGVAFAVNAVSFALSAAILGGLREPTRATPVQVANPFAHAREAVATLAVLPLLRALAAGQFLAALSAGATSALLVVLAHDRLGGDSSFGLLVAAIGAGAALGPLLLLRHITDPRRPLFVFGPYAVRGAVDLVLAVSTSVPLAAGALLFYGVSTSTGNVTFSSLIQSHVPEDLRGRAFAGFDMLWQTGRLLSLLGGGLLADAVGIQAVYLLGGLLLLTAAAVGSLAARAAAQQSDQSGYTGTPTP
- a CDS encoding AEC family transporter, with product MTGVLEGFATIAVVVAVGWLLAHLDILDATAQNVLSRLAFYVASPALLVVVMARTPLSAVFSANLVSSVGSVVVTVLVYLALSRWRWPTPLGESTIGALCASYVNAGNLGIPIALYVLGDVSLMAPTLLLQLLIITPVAMALLDADARGTRPTLGRSLGRVLRNPVTIGALVGIVVSAVRSHVPDLVLQPVELLGNLAVPAMLIAFGISLRRGPLPGAGGSWGHVSTLVALKLVVQPVAAVAIGAGLVGLRGNALFAAAVTAALPTAQNIFTYANRYNRGLLLARDAIFVSTLASVPVILVIAAVFELMGR
- a CDS encoding YchJ family metal-binding protein; amino-acid sequence: MNPADPCPCGGGERLGACCGPYLAGELLPTAEATMRSRYTAYVLGDREHLLRTWHPRTRPSSLEIAGPDDDWLGLTVLRVEAGGLDDETGVVEFEARHAGATPSDDAEVMHEVSRFGRRGGRWVYADPE